DNA from Fusarium verticillioides 7600 chromosome 4, whole genome shotgun sequence:
TTCAACCCCCAAGTTCTAGAGAACTATAGATCCGCAGACTCTCATTATACATTGCATAAACAAACACTTCACATCATGACTTCCATTGCTGACGAAATCGAATACAAGCTCGACAACGTCGAGGTCGCAACGATTCGTCCAGACGACATTAACAAGACTTTCCGTTCAACATGCATTGGTATGAACTTATATGGGCTCATTTATACTGACCCGTCGTAACAATGCTGAACAATCACAGATCTTATCTCCAGTGGTCTCGGTGGCCGAGTCCTTGGCTACTCTGACCAATGGTTCTGTGAAGCGTCTAACCTGTTGAACCCCAGAGCTCCGATTGCTCAGCCAGGTAAGATGGTCTTCACAGGTGCTTGGTATGATGGTTGGGAGACTCGACGACACAATCAGGAGCCATTCGACTACGCCATAATCAAGTTGGGCGTCGCCTCCGGCACGATTGAAGGGGTCGAGATCGAtacagccttcttcaacggAAACCATGCTCCTGCTATCTCTGTTGAGGGTAtcttcagccaagatgacgaCAAAGTTGTTTCATGGggaggaggccgaggagaaTGGGAGACCATCCTCGGGATCCAGGAGTGTGGTGCTTCTCAGCGATTTGcctggaagctcaagactcCTAGCCGAAAGGCATACACACATGTGAGGCTCAACATGTACCCCGATGGCGGTATCGCACGATTCCGTCTCTATGGGCACGCCGTCCCTGTATTCCCTGAAGACAAGGATGCCATCTTCGATCTTGCTGCAGCTCAAAACGGCGGTGTTGCTGTGTCGTGCAGCGACGAACACTTTGGAACCAAGGACAATCTTATCATCCCTGGCCGAGGAAAGGATATGAGCGACGGTTGGGAGACAAAGCGATCACGAGGAAAGGATCATACAGACTTCGCCATCATTAAGCTCGGTGCCCCTGGATACATCGAGAATTGGGTTGTTGATACTGCGCACTTTAGAGGCAACTACCCTCAAAAGGTCTCAATTGAAGGTTGTGAGTGGACAGGCCATGGCGATCCTGTCGCAGATGCCACAGCCTGGAGAGTCTTTGTACCCCCTAGCAAGACGGGACCCGATCAGGAGCATCAGTTTGAgagtgaagagaaagagaagaaggccctgGTAACCCACGTAAAGCTTATCATGATTCCTGATGGTGGAGTGAAGCGACTGCGGGCATTTGGCAAGCGAGCAGTCTAGGGTACGTGACGAATGAACTTTGGATATGTTCGTGATGAATACAAATGAAATAAATTGGCATAAGCTAAGATTGGCATGTATTGGATATCATCTTACTGTTGGGTGGATAcacatcaatctcaaacaaTTCGCTTCTTATTTCACGCATCACAAACATTAGCTGCCATGTCTATGGATCATGTCGGTTTTATTTGAAGCAGAGACCCTATGAAATACCGGATTGGGTGCAAAGCTATATCCAGTAATGCTGTGGCTGTACCTCGGTGACGACATGTGTTGTATGTGTAGAGGTGATAATTAACGTTGGGTGGTATATCTTAGCGGAGCTGCTCCAAAACCTAAGCGGAATGACGGTTTCTCCACGATTTCACCAGGGACAAAGTGGGTAGGTTGCTCTCCACGACAACTCAGACGACATCAACACAAGCAACCAGCTTTCAGCTCCGACGACATCTCGATCCGATAACGCCTACTTATCCAAGAAACAGTAGAGAACTAGCAAGATCGCATTTCTTTATCGTCAAATAATCTCTTGCAAGATTCCATGCACCACGCGACGAATCTGAATCTGTCTCTGCCCCTCCCTCCATCATGGATCTAGGGGACTCTATCAACCCCGAAGCACAGCCTGAGGAAAAGCCTCGCACTCTCCCTGCAGATCTACCCAGATCTCTCGATGACAGAAGGCATGTGCCAAATGAGCACCTGAtcaccgagaccgagatgTACGATGGCTGGCAAGGTTCGTTGCATCGCCACTGCGCATTTGCATTTGCGCATCTTGTATAGCCCAACACGTCACTGACACATTTGTAACAGGCCAGTCCCAGTTCCTCACAACACCAGCTATAGCAAAGCCTCTTAACTTTGGCAACCTATCGCTAAACGACCCCGAATACGAGGATGACATTACCAAAGGACCCAAAGACAGCGACACGCGATTAATGGAAATGCTGGCCGCCCAGGCAGCGCACCAAGCAGCTCCTGCTTTCGAGAACGaagatgaggttgtgaaTAGTGAAAGCTTGTCcgaggcggagaagaaggagaaattACAAAAGGCACTCAACATGGCTGCAAGTAACGGCGATGTCGACAGAATTCGAAAGCTTCTCAATGGAAAGGCAAAAGACTACATTGATTTGGACgctgaagacgaggatgggACACCGCCCCTTATCTATGCTAGCTGCTTTGTGGGTGTGCCGTCATATGTTGCACATAAGTCACTAACCTCCAGTTAGGGCCATGAACCTGTTGTCCAAGCATTGATCGATGCAGGTGCCAACGTAAACAAACAAGACCGCAATCAATGGACAGCTCTAATGTGGGCCATGACAAATCGACACAAGGGTATTGCTAAACTACTCCTCGATAATAATGCCTCCTCCGACCAAAAGACATCATCGGGACGAACAGCATTCGACTTTGTCCCCCCGGATAGCGAGATGTCGTTCTATCTCCACGATAATGGCTACAGTATTGGAAGCGCCGGAACAGATGACTTTTACCGACCTGGGTTCTCCCAGGATAGAttcgaagaagagatggctgagaatgagatgcggagaagactgatgatggagagtgCTCGTGATCTCGAGGTTGACTTGGGAAACGTGGGTATGGATGATCAACCCGAGGTAGGGTCCAAATCGAAATCGTGAAGAGCTGTTGGACTGACTCTTAACATAGCCtgtcgatgagtttgaggaagagcaacAAGAATTCGACTGGAATCGCTGCTTACATGATCAAATGTTTGTTTTTCAAGAACACGAACTTGAACgcatccttgatatcgttATTACCAATATGACGCCTCAGAGATCACCGACACAGAAACCGGTGCCAGCCAACATGATATTTCTTAGCGCACGATATGCGCATTACCACTCAAGCCCCGAACTTCTGGAGCGACTCTTGGTGTCAGCTATGGATTAcatcaatgatgttgttgagaggtGTCAATGGGATATGACTATTCTAGCATTTTGGATCTCAAACGCCACCCTACTGCTTCACTATCTAAAGAAAGACCCTGGGCTCTTTGAGGCAACGGGCGAGTTCCAGGCGCAGCTGGCTGAATTGATAAATGAGATCTTTATTCTCATTGTACGAGATGCTGAGCGACGTCTGGACAAGGTCTTGGACGTAGCCATGCTGGAACACGAGACTATTCCCGGATTCGAGGATATCACTTTCCAAAATGAGTGGAAGCTCTTTAAGCGAAAGAAAGAAGTCAAAGAGGAGCCACTAGAAAAGCGATTCAGACCACCATCACCGAAGCAGCGAGCAAAGCCAGCCCCCCGAAACGTCACCTCACTTCTCTCCTCTACTCTATTTGTACTCGACCTTTACGATATCCACTCCGTGATCACTGCGCAAATCATTTCCCAGCTTATTTACTGGATTGGAGCAGAGCTCTTCAACCGCATTATGTCAAATCGAAAGTACCTGGCAAGAACGAAGGCCATGCAGATTCGCATGAATATCTCAATCCTAGAAGATTGGGCTCGGACGAATAACAGACAGGCAGAGCACTTTGAAGGAGGTGAAATGCGCTCTTCTGGGGAATCAACAATGGATGCTACTCGAAGACATCTGGCACCCGTAATCCAGCTACTCCAATGGCTCCAGTGCTTTTCATCACTTAATGGAGATGATATGGAGGCTCTGGTTATCACACTACAGCAGCTCAAGAGACTGAGTCCCCAGCAACTTATCCACTCAGCCAACCACTACAGGCCAGAAGTGGGCGAGAAGGGATTACCAAAAAGTGCTATGAAATACTTGATTAATCTACAGAAAGAGGCGGTGCTCAAGCGAGAGAGACGGCGGAGTGGTGTACCTTCACCACAAAAGTCGGGCCAAGACAGCACACCAGTGACACCGGTAAAGGGCCGGTCAAACGGGAATAATCTCGTCACTCCTGGAAGTACTGCCAGTCCTCCAGAGGATGATTgggacgaagatgatgacatgCCAGAGCATCTGCTGCTGGATCCCGCCCTGATGTTGCCTTTCGTGCTCCCGTCGGTAACTGACATGCTTGTAACTTACGGCGCTGGACTCGGTGGAGTCAACCGTGAGCGAGAGCGCAAGTATATCCCCACGGTGCCACCGGAgtttcttgagaagttggaggtGAGCGGCGGAACTAGAAAGGGACCCATGTTCGGCGAAGCAGATTGggagaatgaagaagtttgaggaAGTGACACTAAGGCCGTCAAGGATGCACAACCAAACCGGCTGACAGCGAGACTCGACCTGGAAGATCCAATGATGGGGGAGGGCTGCTTCTGAGACTCTTTTGCGTAAGCAACGAGGTCTCTCGCAGTTGATATCAAGGATTCGGTGATAGAACGTGGACGTCAAGGAGCATCTCACGGGCCAGATTTGGCGAATCAAGCCAGTGGTGGCAGAGACTACGGAAAGCCTCATATGCAACCTGCAAGGGGCGAAAAGCCCTGAGTGCCGAGAGAAACCCCACGGTGACGGACGCGCATCCGCTGCCACGTTCTCAACGCGTTGAAAGACCATCGCCAGACGGTGGGGCATTTGGCAAACGGCCCATCCTATACAGTTTCCAGGCCAGAAGAGGCAAAATGGAATATGTCTTCATTTGTAAATTCTAACACGAGCGAGGTTGTATAGTTCAGCACATGGCAAATGGAGTCGTGCAAGGAAAATCTAAGAACCTGGTGGTTTGCCAattctttgttgctttttTCTAATCATGAGAGACATGTGCCAGCCCTCTCAACTCTCCCATACACCAGCCACCTGATCGAACAGTGACTGTTTGACTCATCGGGCTTGTGGTTGCAGAGCAAACTTCAAGCTTTGTGGGCCAAATGCGCCATACTCCAGCCTAGCTAGCCTAGCAAGGGTTTTGTATCCACTTTAGAACACCGCGACGTTGTCTTTTGCTGCATGCACTCAACCGTTGGCAGTCTGGATgtacagtacggagtaagcTAACTAGAGGGCACTTCTTTTCGCGTTTCCCCAATTGTGCGTTGTTTGTGTGCCCTACCGTCTCAGACCAGTCCTCTACAAGTGTTTGCTGCTCGTTCATCCGGCTTTTACGTCACCTTTGCCAGCCTCGAAGATTTACAGAAGAGGCGTAGGAAAAAGACGATTAAAATGTCCTTTACCGCTATTCGCCCATGTCTACCGCCTCAGCAGCAAGGGGTTGCCCGATGAGTTGGCATCGACAGGCTAGGACATGGGTCTTGGGCGGTGACAGCTACAGTTGCAGCCCTcgggggcaagaaaacatcgaaccttgatataaggtgtcaaaataaacttggcaaagagtcccctaagcttagactaAATctacctaaatatttttattacttaAGGCtaaggtcttgagttttctttcctcccctaggcaGCGTTCAGAGAGGCCACTCTATGGGCAGAACGTGGACTCACTTTGGCCCGGTCCCGGCCGGGACGAAAGGGTACGTGCAGTCTTTCCGGTATCATCTACGGTATTTCTTCCTTTTTGTTTTCATTATTATGCAGGCTCCCTATAAGCCAAACGAGGAGAATCTCGTCTGTTCGATGTTGCCTTGGCcggctcaacaccaaagcagGACAAAGTCCGATCCCTGCATGTATCCCAACATAAAAATCTCCCTAGGTTCGGGAGCGGGTAGATCTTCCCAGGGCAGATGGATATCCCACAGATCGCTCTGTAAAGATGCGCGATAATAATGTGAAGACTGAGACAATTTTCAATTTTGCTTTTTCGTCTTCGTCAAGATGGGTTCCTCATTCTCGCTGGGGAAACGAAATGAAGCATTTCGTATTTCGCTGTGCTTCATGTGAGGAAAAAATAGGTTCCGTGGTGGGCCTTGGTTAAGAATGTGATAAAGTGTAAGAGCTCGCATAAAAAGTCTCAATTAAGCACAGCCTATCGGgagatcatcatctgagTTTGACCCAGAGCTAGGGAACCACTAAGTCAGTAGTCGTAAACACATAATTACTCCAAGAAGAGGTTTTGGTTTTAAAATGTGGAATCAGAGAAGTAGATGCCAAGACTAAAGATGAACGAGTGCTTATTGCTCATCAGTGTCCCGTGTCAGCATGTAAAACTCATGGTGAcgaattgatgatgatatgaatAGAGAAAAACAGAGTTTGATACGCGTTCTCGTGTACTGAAATTAGTGGCGGCAACGTTATAGCTACTGTACTAAGGCTACGGGAGGGCTGCAAAGTTGTGTAGCTGTTGATCTAAAATAGGAGGTTGCGTGGTTTACTTGCATAGTATGTAACACGCTCTCACTCAATCACACCAGGACATGTTATCAAAgttttgtctttgttttgaggctgttgttATTAAGGGTCTCGGCTTCGGCTAAGTGACTGATGGCTGAGGCGCTATTAGATGTGTTCCAGAATAATTGACTATGGTTGAATCCGTGGATTCGAGCAGAAAAGAAACGCGTAATTGGAAAGTGTGAGGCTACCGTGAGACCAGGTTATCCCGTCCCGTGCTGTCTTATCCTCGCTCAATGCTATGTGGTACTGTGCTGTGTTGAGCGATGAATGGCCATCGTTTGGTGTCTGGCCGCGGGTACCTTGCAGACCCTACATCTTCTAGGCGGCCCTATCGCTAATCCTGGTCGGTATGGATGACTCTGACGTTGGGTACCGATTGGATCATTGTGATAGCTCACAGAGGCCCAATAAGCTCGCCCCGAAACCTGTTGCGGCATGGTTGGAAGACATGCTGGTTGGCAGAAGAAGTGCCTCTCTAAGcagctgaggaagaaatgTGAGGCTTGACGTTTATCTGCCTGCCCTGTGCTgggcttgtctttgtctttgactgGGAGTATGTCTCGGTGACCCCTTGCTTCCGGAATGCAAACGCTTTGAAGATACGGAGTACAGCACACAACATACGGCTTATAGATCGTGATGATAATTAAAAGACTCATCGCCGCCACCGTCGCCGTTTGTGGTCTTGCTTGCAGCAGCCTCCAAAGTCTATGCCCTGGTTCATAGCGAGGTACATTCGGTTGTAGAGGGTGTCACCATGCTTAAACCCGGATTGTATGTATAATGTTTTCTGTTGGGTAACATTTCTTTGTGCCTGAAGAGCGAGGAGTGTGGTATGGCCGTAGAAAGGGTTACATGGGATGCATGCAATTCGCCAGCcattcatcaatgcctcACCTGAGCTCTTCCGAgtgcctttttcttcccaAGCCCATGACTAACCATGCGTCGATGTGTTGTATTTCGGTCGGTCACGTTCATTTATCTGTGATTACCTGATGGTCAACCTCCGACATTTCGACCTGTACATGGTTAGCCGGGTGTAAGTGCGGTGTGGATTCGCCCAACCCACACGTCAACCACATCGAGCCATTGAGTTTTCACCGTCTCGACTCGCTTCGTTTGCCTTGCCTTAGCTCTATACTCGATTCCCCGTAACTCAACTTACTTACCGCATGTAGCGGGCGGGTTCTTGCCGTAGCCAACGGAAAACCGTGGAGTCGGTGGATGATGTGGCTGTCAGTAAATGGaccaaagaaagaagagaagagtgaaAAAGTCAggttttgtttgtttttctCGGTTGTTGTTGCATTGTCGATGAGTCGGTCTAGCAAGGCTAGTCGTCAGTAGTAGAATTGATATGGTGTATAAGGAACGCacttccatctccatcttgagatCGATTCGCTTCGCTTGGCTTCCccattgcttgcttgatcgAATATTCTTGTGAGACCGTGATCTGTGCCTTCCATCAAATGCACTGCACCTCACTCTAACTACTTCGACTGTTGTTTTCACCTGCACACGACTTTATGACCTTGTCTCACGACCGATATTTGAACAAAATTCAAACACGGGACAATTCAGTCTCGATCAATGTCGTGCCAACCCTTCGAGTTTTCGGTACAGAACGATCCTTGAACATTTCTTTGCATACCCGCAACCTTCAACTTGACATCTACGAGATTGCATTGTCTCATTCAAGTCTTAGACCTGGgcgactcgactcgactcaAATCAATTCTGATCGACCTATTTTCGATAGGTTTAAGTtccagttcagttcagtccGCATTTTGGCGCTTATTTTCGAGTCTCCCTTGATAAGACTCTCCCTTGGGTTCTCTCTGGAATATCGACTTGGCCGTAACTGTTCTATAACACCAGGTCACGGCCCTCTCcctttcttcagcttgctctTGGACTTCTCACCTGAGCTATTGGGTCTGGTCTTAGGTGTGCTCGACCCCCGGCATCAGCTTTGCTCCCTTGCATTTGCTACTCATCCAACCAACCTGCTGGGGTCTTACTTACAGCCAAGCTTCTATTTACACGAGAAGACCACCTTGTCGACACCAGCCAGTCAAACTGGTAGTTGGTTCGAGGTCTTTAAAACTTGCATCATTCTCGTTGTTGGCTCCTTTGTTCAATTCACAGAATAGCGCCATGTTGCCATCCAAATTTGGGAGTGGGCGGCAGAAGCAGCCTGAACGCCGAACCAGTTTACGACTTGATCCCAGTATAGTGGCTTTGCGATACGAGAAGACCATACCTGCAGAACCTCCGATTCTCATTGTCTCACGAGACCCTACTCGGCTCTCAcgtcgtccttcttcttcttcggcatcaTCTCATAGCTCCCGCCACCGTCCTATTGTGATTGTACCTCCTGGTATTGTCGCACCgcctgctgaggagcacCCGGCCCTCCGaggctcatcatcgtcgtcatcatcatcaccaccaactctcAGGACTTCTCCAGTATCAGTGGAAGAGTGGAAGCGTGATTCTGGGGTTGCTAGAAACAAGTCTACTTCAACAATtcacgaagaagaagacgaagatggccACTCGGAACCCGAATGCAAAAACAAGATTCCTGCAGTGGAATCAAACGTATCATCACTGGTATCGTCCGTCATGCCGCTGCCCAGTATGACAACGCAGCGAGACGACGATCCATTTGTGGACGAGAATAGCATCTTTGAGCCGCTAACATCAATACCTACCGATCCCTTTTGTGTCGTGTACAACGCTCAATGCACCACGGCGCCCCCTCCACCTCAGGTGTCCCACTC
Protein-coding regions in this window:
- a CDS encoding allantoicase yields the protein MTSIADEIEYKLDNVEVATIRPDDINKTFRSTCIDLISSGLGGRVLGYSDQWFCEASNLLNPRAPIAQPGKMVFTGAWYDGWETRRHNQEPFDYAIIKLGVASGTIEGVEIDTAFFNGNHAPAISVEGIFSQDDDKVVSWGGGRGEWETILGIQECGASQRFAWKLKTPSRKAYTHVRLNMYPDGGIARFRLYGHAVPVFPEDKDAIFDLAAAQNGGVAVSCSDEHFGTKDNLIIPGRGKDMSDGWETKRSRGKDHTDFAIIKLGAPGYIENWVVDTAHFRGNYPQKVSIEGCEWTGHGDPVADATAWRVFVPPSKTGPDQEHQFESEEKEKKALVTHVKLIMIPDGGVKRLRAFGKRAV
- a CDS encoding allantoicase codes for the protein MWAMTNRHKGIAKLLLDNNASSDQKTSSGRTAFDFVPPDSEMSFYLHDNGYSIGSAGTDDFYRPGFSQDRFEEEMAENEMRRRLMMESARDLEVDLGNVGMDDQPEPVDEFEEEQQEFDWNRCLHDQMFVFQEHELERILDIVITNMTPQRSPTQKPVPANMIFLSARYAHYHSSPELLERLLVSAMDYINDVVERCQWDMTILAFWISNATLLLHYLKKDPGLFEATGEFQAQLAELINEIFILIVRDAERRLDKVLDVAMLEHETIPGFEDITFQNEWKLFKRKKEVKEEPLEKRFRPPSPKQRAKPAPRNVTSLLSSTLFVLDLYDIHSVITAQIISQLIYWIGAELFNRIMSNRKYLARTKAMQIRMNISILEDWARTNNRQAEHFEGGEMRSSGESTMDATRRHLAPVIQLLQWLQCFSSLNGDDMEALVITLQQLKRLSPQQLIHSANHYRPEVGEKGLPKSAMKYLINLQKEAVLKRERRRSGVPSPQKSGQDSTPVTPVKGRSNGNNLVTPGSTASPPEDDWDEDDDMPEHLLLDPALMLPFVLPSVTDMLVTYGAGLGGVNRERERKYIPTVPPEFLEKLEVSGGTRKGPMFGEADWENEEV
- a CDS encoding allantoicase, which produces MDLGDSINPEAQPEEKPRTLPADLPRSLDDRRHVPNEHLITETEMYDGWQGQSQFLTTPAIAKPLNFGNLSLNDPEYEDDITKGPKDSDTRLMEMLAAQAAHQAAPAFENEDEVVNSESLSEAEKKEKLQKALNMAASNGDVDRIRKLLNGKAKDYIDLDAEDEDGTPPLIYASCFGHEPVVQALIDAGANVNKQDRNQWTALMWAMTNRHKGIAKLLLDNNASSDQKTSSGRTAFDFVPPDSEMSFYLHDNGYSIGSAGTDDFYRPGFSQDRFEEEMAENEMRRRLMMESARDLEVDLGNVGMDDQPEPVDEFEEEQQEFDWNRCLHDQMFVFQEHELERILDIVITNMTPQRSPTQKPVPANMIFLSARYAHYHSSPELLERLLVSAMDYINDVVERCQWDMTILAFWISNATLLLHYLKKDPGLFEATGEFQAQLAELINEIFILIVRDAERRLDKVLDVAMLEHETIPGFEDITFQNEWKLFKRKKEVKEEPLEKRFRPPSPKQRAKPAPRNVTSLLSSTLFVLDLYDIHSVITAQIISQLIYWIGAELFNRIMSNRKYLARTKAMQIRMNISILEDWARTNNRQAEHFEGGEMRSSGESTMDATRRHLAPVIQLLQWLQCFSSLNGDDMEALVITLQQLKRLSPQQLIHSANHYRPEVGEKGLPKSAMKYLINLQKEAVLKRERRRSGVPSPQKSGQDSTPVTPVKGRSNGNNLVTPGSTASPPEDDWDEDDDMPEHLLLDPALMLPFVLPSVTDMLVTYGAGLGGVNRERERKYIPTVPPEFLEKLEVSGGTRKGPMFGEADWENEEV